A region of Dermabacter vaginalis DNA encodes the following proteins:
- the selD gene encoding selenide, water dikinase SelD, whose product MNVNEDPQSTDKPDFSNYPRLTTMAHGGGCACKIPPGELEDAVKALTGQKFDSVIVGLDDGDDAAAVRVRGDLAVLSTADFFTPVVDDPYDWGRIAAANALSDIYAMGGEPVVAINLVGWPREKLPMEMLSEVLRGGLDVGREAGVPVIGGHSVDDPEPKYGQAVTGIAKPDALLRNDAAEVGLPLTLTKPIGVGLLNNRHKATGSSIDEAVKWMTTLNAEASKKALEIGAKAATDVTGFGLLGHLHKMARASGVSAVLERAAVPAMGDALDALAGGFISGGTRRNLDWVRPSLRAGAGITEEDLLFLADAQTSGGLLVVGEIPGYPVIGEIVAASDDAPAGSVQVR is encoded by the coding sequence ATGAACGTCAACGAAGATCCCCAGAGCACCGACAAACCTGACTTCAGCAACTACCCGCGCCTCACGACCATGGCGCACGGCGGCGGTTGCGCGTGCAAGATCCCGCCGGGCGAGCTCGAGGATGCCGTGAAAGCCCTCACCGGTCAGAAATTCGACTCGGTGATCGTGGGGCTCGACGATGGTGATGATGCCGCCGCGGTGCGCGTGCGCGGGGACCTCGCGGTGCTCTCCACCGCCGATTTCTTCACGCCCGTCGTAGACGACCCCTACGACTGGGGACGCATCGCCGCAGCCAACGCCCTTTCAGATATTTACGCCATGGGAGGCGAACCGGTCGTCGCCATCAATCTCGTGGGCTGGCCCCGCGAAAAGCTCCCCATGGAGATGCTCTCGGAGGTGCTGCGCGGGGGCCTCGACGTGGGGCGCGAGGCTGGCGTACCCGTCATCGGCGGTCACAGCGTGGATGACCCCGAACCGAAGTACGGTCAGGCGGTCACGGGCATCGCGAAGCCCGACGCTCTCCTGCGCAACGATGCGGCCGAGGTGGGACTTCCGCTCACGCTCACGAAACCGATTGGCGTCGGTCTTTTGAACAACCGCCACAAAGCAACGGGCTCGAGCATCGACGAAGCCGTGAAATGGATGACGACCCTCAACGCCGAAGCCTCGAAGAAGGCTCTCGAGATCGGCGCGAAAGCCGCGACCGACGTGACCGGTTTTGGCCTGCTTGGGCATCTGCACAAAATGGCGCGCGCCTCAGGTGTGAGCGCCGTGCTCGAGCGTGCAGCCGTGCCGGCGATGGGCGATGCGCTCGACGCGCTTGCGGGGGGTTTTATCTCGGGAGGCACTCGGCGCAACCTCGACTGGGTGCGCCCCTCACTTCGTGCAGGAGCGGGCATTACCGAAGAAGATCTGCTGTTCCTCGCCGATGCGCAGACCTCGGGCGGCCTTCTCGTCGTGGGAGAGATCCCCGGGTACCCGGTCATCGGTGAGATCGTGGCCGCGAGCGACGACGCGCCCGCAGGCAGCGTCCAGGTCCGCTAG
- the selB gene encoding selenocysteine-specific translation elongation factor, producing MHVIATAGHVDHGKSTLIRALTGIETDRWEEEQRRGLTIDLGFAWCTLPSGRGVSFVDVPGHERFIGNMLAGLGPVPIVLFVVAADEGWSAQSSDHRDAVKALGISHGIIVVTRADRAPDRVEAVIAEARRELADTGLAHAPACGVSGVTGEGIDALRSELDALVASVAAASPHESVRLWIDRSFTIDGAGTVVTGTLGAGTVRPGDDLILVSTRHDGAEPRKVSVRGVQSRGAREDAVEPVSRAALNLRQIPASDIHRGDVLLTPEAFHLTRVVDVRSVSGDSLDDIPRETMIHVGSAAVNARVRPLGADHARLTFDKPLPLVIGDRLVMRGTGERAVLGGVRVLDVDPPELRRRGAGSARESELEHMSEHGDVGREIERRGAILETELRKMGFEVSGELEGVVSDGAWLVSDAFLENRGRALRERVAGATKANALRPGLSRKEAFEALALPAPDLLPMIVRKAALVERDGLIVDPSVQAGLGEAEASVAKLEAKLKRDPFNAPELGDLAALGLSAKELAAAAKQGRLLRIGQPSDNLVLLPTAPALAMRELAALPQPFTTSQARRALGTTRRTVIPLLEHLDKKGWTRRIDAGHREIVR from the coding sequence ATGCACGTCATCGCGACCGCCGGCCACGTTGACCACGGCAAAAGCACTCTCATCCGTGCGCTCACAGGTATAGAAACGGATCGCTGGGAGGAAGAGCAGCGCCGCGGTCTCACGATCGACCTTGGCTTCGCGTGGTGCACGCTCCCTTCCGGGCGCGGCGTGAGTTTCGTGGATGTTCCCGGCCACGAACGGTTCATCGGCAATATGCTCGCGGGCCTCGGCCCGGTGCCGATCGTGTTATTCGTGGTCGCTGCGGATGAGGGCTGGAGCGCCCAATCGAGCGACCACCGCGATGCCGTGAAGGCCCTCGGGATCTCCCACGGCATCATCGTGGTGACTCGTGCCGATCGCGCACCTGATCGCGTCGAGGCCGTGATTGCCGAGGCACGGCGCGAACTCGCCGACACGGGACTTGCCCACGCTCCCGCATGCGGTGTTTCCGGCGTGACGGGGGAGGGCATCGATGCCCTCCGAAGTGAGCTCGATGCTCTCGTGGCAAGCGTCGCAGCGGCGTCCCCGCACGAGAGCGTGCGCCTGTGGATCGATCGCTCTTTCACGATCGACGGAGCGGGGACCGTTGTGACCGGCACGCTTGGGGCCGGCACCGTGCGCCCTGGCGACGACCTGATACTCGTGAGCACGCGACACGACGGCGCTGAGCCCCGAAAGGTGAGCGTGCGAGGCGTGCAGTCCCGGGGTGCGCGCGAAGACGCTGTTGAACCCGTGAGCCGCGCCGCCCTCAACCTTCGCCAAATTCCCGCGAGCGACATCCACCGCGGCGATGTACTCCTCACCCCCGAGGCCTTCCATCTCACTCGCGTCGTGGACGTGCGCAGCGTGAGCGGCGACAGCCTCGACGATATTCCACGCGAGACCATGATCCACGTGGGAAGCGCGGCCGTGAACGCGCGGGTGCGGCCCCTCGGCGCAGACCACGCCCGCCTCACCTTCGATAAACCCCTCCCGCTCGTGATCGGTGATCGACTCGTCATGCGCGGCACGGGGGAGAGAGCAGTGCTCGGCGGCGTGCGGGTGCTCGATGTCGACCCGCCAGAGTTGCGTAGAAGAGGGGCCGGGAGCGCGCGTGAAAGCGAACTTGAGCACATGAGCGAGCACGGCGACGTGGGGCGCGAGATTGAGCGCCGCGGAGCGATCCTCGAAACAGAACTGAGGAAAATGGGCTTCGAGGTGAGCGGCGAGCTTGAGGGGGTTGTGTCCGACGGCGCCTGGCTCGTGAGCGATGCCTTCCTCGAGAATCGTGGCCGCGCCCTTAGGGAACGCGTTGCCGGTGCGACCAAAGCGAATGCGCTTCGCCCCGGGCTCTCGCGTAAGGAAGCCTTTGAGGCCCTTGCCCTACCAGCTCCTGATCTCCTGCCGATGATCGTGCGAAAAGCGGCGCTCGTTGAACGTGACGGTTTGATCGTCGACCCCTCCGTGCAAGCGGGACTCGGCGAGGCCGAAGCGAGCGTTGCGAAGCTCGAAGCGAAGCTCAAGAGAGACCCGTTCAACGCCCCGGAACTTGGAGATCTCGCGGCGCTCGGTCTGAGTGCGAAAGAACTCGCCGCTGCCGCGAAACAGGGGCGGCTCTTGAGAATTGGGCAACCGTCGGACAACCTCGTGCTGCTGCCCACCGCGCCCGCCCTCGCGATGCGCGAGCTGGCGGCGCTCCCGCAGCCGTTTACCACCTCGCAGGCGCGCCGTGCTCTCGGTACCACGCGGCGCACCGTGATTCCGCTCCTTGAGCACCTCGACAAAAAGGGCTGGACGCGCCGCATCGATGCGGGGCACCGCGAAATCGTTCGTTAA
- the selA gene encoding L-seryl-tRNA(Sec) selenium transferase gives MSRTAPPAAGDDPRRRIPRTDALLALEAVEQAKQRIGEENVRELVREAQNRARAGKIAPEEVEGEVLAALENTRVSAFTPVLNATGVIVHTNLGRAPLSPQAINALEAAAGYVDVEFDLETGLRGKRGVSTREALLKACPAAQDALVVNNGAAALSLIATTLAGPGAGERREIVLSRGEMIEIGAGFRLTELIESTGPVIREVGTTNRTHIADYEKALGESTAAILKIHASNYVIKGFTSAVGVAELAELAHANDLPLIVDIGSGLFSPEPLLPDEPTLTEALEQGADLVLASGDKLVGGPQAGLILGKKEWVERVARHPLARAMRADKLLLAALEATVGGPTPPVLEALHTNPDALKARTEALAGALRARIHEPCEVVPHDGRVGGGGGAEVPIPGWALQLPERLATELRCRERPIIATTRDGACLIDLRCIPDHEDDELESAIAALLKR, from the coding sequence ATGTCACGAACCGCGCCCCCGGCAGCAGGCGACGATCCACGACGGCGAATCCCACGGACCGATGCTCTACTCGCGCTCGAGGCGGTCGAACAGGCGAAGCAGCGCATCGGTGAGGAGAACGTGCGCGAGCTCGTGCGCGAGGCGCAAAACCGCGCGCGCGCCGGGAAGATCGCGCCGGAAGAGGTGGAGGGCGAGGTGCTCGCCGCGCTCGAGAACACTCGCGTGAGTGCTTTTACGCCCGTGCTCAACGCGACCGGCGTGATCGTCCACACGAATCTTGGGCGCGCCCCGCTTTCACCCCAGGCGATCAACGCCCTGGAAGCCGCTGCGGGCTACGTTGATGTCGAGTTCGATCTCGAGACTGGTCTGCGAGGCAAGCGTGGCGTCTCTACGCGTGAGGCGCTGCTCAAGGCGTGCCCGGCAGCGCAGGACGCGCTTGTGGTCAACAACGGTGCCGCGGCGCTTTCGCTCATCGCGACGACCCTTGCGGGCCCCGGGGCGGGGGAGCGGCGTGAAATTGTGTTGAGTCGCGGAGAGATGATCGAGATCGGCGCGGGATTCCGCCTCACCGAGCTCATCGAATCCACGGGACCCGTGATTCGCGAGGTGGGCACGACAAATCGCACGCACATCGCCGACTACGAAAAGGCCCTTGGAGAAAGCACTGCCGCGATCCTCAAGATCCACGCGAGCAACTACGTCATTAAAGGCTTCACAAGCGCCGTGGGCGTTGCTGAACTCGCCGAACTCGCCCACGCCAATGACCTGCCACTCATCGTCGACATAGGTTCGGGGCTCTTTTCTCCGGAGCCGCTGCTACCGGACGAACCGACCCTCACCGAGGCCCTGGAACAGGGCGCTGATCTCGTGCTCGCGAGCGGCGACAAACTCGTGGGTGGTCCGCAAGCCGGACTCATCCTCGGGAAGAAGGAATGGGTTGAGCGCGTGGCCCGCCACCCCCTTGCGCGGGCGATGCGCGCCGATAAGCTCTTGCTCGCCGCGCTCGAAGCCACCGTCGGCGGCCCCACGCCTCCCGTTCTCGAAGCGCTCCACACCAACCCCGACGCGCTCAAAGCGCGCACGGAAGCACTCGCGGGAGCACTCCGCGCGCGTATCCACGAACCGTGCGAGGTCGTGCCACACGATGGCCGTGTGGGCGGAGGCGGCGGCGCTGAAGTCCCCATTCCCGGGTGGGCGCTGCAGCTACCCGAGCGCCTCGCCACCGAACTAAGGTGCCGTGAGCGGCCGATCATCGCGACGACGCGCGACGGTGCGTGCCTCATCGACCTGCGCTGCATTCCCGACCACGAGGACGACGAGCTTGAGAGCGCGATCGCTGCGCTCCTGAAACGCTAG